The Deltaproteobacteria bacterium genome segment GCATCGCGGAGTGGAGCGCCAGCGTCTTGCGGGCCAGCACGGCGTCCGAGACGTCGGCGCGCGCCATCGCCTTGAGCGGCTTCACCGACTGGAGCGTGTCGGTGAGGGAGGTGAGCAGGGCACGCGAGATCTTGGTCTGCCGCTTGCCCGCGCGGCGGGCCACCCGCACCAGCCGCTGGAGCCCGAAGGAGAGCACGAGCGCGGCCACCAGGTAGACGAGGGTCGCCTTCCAGGCGACCAGCAGCGCCACCACGACGGCCACCAGGAACTGCAGGCCGGCGGCCACCAGCGTCGCCGCCTTCAGATAGGCCTGCGAGGCGCGCGCCGCCTCGCCCGCCACGGAGTTGATGAACTTGCCGACCGGCTGGCCCACGAAGTACTGCCAGCGCGCCAGCAAGAGCGCGCGCAGGAGCTCGAGGCGCAGGTCCGTCGCGACCTGGGCGACCGTGTAGCCGATGCCTCGCATCGCGACGAGCATCGCGCCGCTGCGCAGCAGGATGAACGCGACCACGAGCAGCAGCAGCGCCGAGAGCGTCGGCTCGATGCCGACCCGCTCGAGCGTCTCGAGGGCGGTCTTGCCGATGCCGTCGGAGATCCCGCCGAGCGCCGGGTCCGCGTGCCCCTCGCGCTGCGCCGCCAGGCTCAGGACGGGCAGCAGCGCGGTGAGGCTCATGCCCTCGAGCGCGCCGGCCGCGAACAGCGCGACGAGGACGCCGATGCTCTGCCAGGGATAGGCGCGGGCGAACGTCGCGAGGAGACGCATGGGCGTGACGGTGGGTCCGGGCGGGGGTGGAGTGGGGGGCGCGCAGGCGGGGCATGCGCAGCGTGCGCAGGCTAGCAGCCCGCGGGTCACGGGCAATCACCCGCGGGGTCGCAGCGCGGTACACCGCCGGCAGGCTGTTACCTTGCGCCACGCTCGCCGCTCGGACCCTCGCACCCGCCGCCGCGCGGGGCCCCGGGGCGTGCGCGGACAGGGGGTACGCGGATGTGTGGGATCGCCGGGCTCCTGTCGGCTCGCGCCGACACGCAGGCCGAGGTCCTCGAACGCAGCGTGCGCGCGATGGCGGACACGCTGGCCCATCGCGGCCCCGACGACGCAGGGACGTGGGTCGACGCCGAGGCGGGGGTCGCGCTCGGCCACCGGCGGCTCGCGATCCTCGACCTCTCGCCCGCGGGCTACCAGCCGATGGTGTCGGAGGACGGCCGGCTCGTCCTCTCCTACAACGGCGAGGTCTACAACTTCCGGGAGCTGCGCACCGAGCTCGAGGGCGGCGGCCACAAGTTCCGCGGCAGCGGCGACACGGAGGTGCTGCTCGCGGCGATCGGCGCCTGGGGGCTCGAGACCGCCCTGCAGCGCGCGTGGGGGATGTTCGCCTTCGCGCTCTGGGACCGCGCGCGGCGCGTGCTCTGGCTCGCGCGCGACCGCGCCGGCAAGAAGCCGCTCTACTACGGGTCCGCAGGCGGGCGGCTCCTGTTCGGCTCCGAGCTGAAGGCGCTGGCGGCGCATCCCGATTTCGCGGCCGGCATCGACCGCGACGCGCTCGGCCTCTACCTCCGCTACGGCTGGGTGCCGGGGCCCCATTCCATCTACCGCGGCGTGCGCAAGCTGCCGGCCGGGAGCTTCGTCGCGCTGGCTCCGGGCCAGGCGGCCGACGCCGTGAGCCCGCGGCCCTACTGGTCGGCCCGCGAGGTCGCCGAGCGCGGCGCGCGCGAGCCCTTCGCCGGCTCGCTCGAGGAGGCCGTCGAGGCGCTCGACGCGCTGCTCGGGGACGCGGTCGGGCGCCGGATGATCTCCGACGTGAGCCTCGGCGCCCTGCTCTCGGGCGGGATCGACTCGAGCACGGTGGTCGCGCTGATGCAGGCGCGCAGCGCGCGTCCGGTGCGCACCTTCTCGATCGGCTTCCGCGAGGCCGGCTTCGACGAGGCGGGCCACGCGCGGGCGGTCGCGGCGCACCTCGGCACGCAGCACACGGAGCTCTATCTCGAGCCCGCCGACGCCCTCGCGCTGATCCCGAGGCTCCCGGAGCTCTACGACGAGCCGTTCGCGGATGCCTCGCAGATCCCGACCTTCGCCGTGGCGAAGCTGGCGCGCGAGAGCGTGACGGTGGCGCTCTCCGGTGACGGCGGCGACGAGCTCTTCGCCGGCTACAACGTCTACACCGAGAGCCTGCGCCGCTGGCGCGAGCTCGAGGAGACGCCGCTCGCCGCGCGCCGCGTGCGCGCACGTGCCCTGCGCGCGGCCGGCCGCCTCGGCTGGCGACTCCAGGCGCGCTCCGCGCAGCCGCGCCGCGAGGACGAGCGCCGCCCGCTCTTCGCGCGGCTCGAGAAGCGCGCGCGCCTCCTGGACGCCGCCGACGCCGTGGACGTCTTCGCGAGGAAGAAGGCCCAGGACGGCCGCGGGCTCGCGCTCGGGGCCCGCCCGCTGCGCTCGCTCTTCGAAGCACGGGCGGCGCGGGCCGACCTCGGCGAGCCGGTCCGCCAGATGCTCTATCTCGACTTCGTGGCCTACCTGGGGGACGACATCCTGGTGAAGGTCGATCGCGCCAGCATGGGAACCAGCCTCGAGGTGCGCTGCCCCCTGCTCGACCATCGCGTGGTCGAGCTCGCCTGGTCGCTGCCGCTCGAGATGCAGCTCGGCGACGGCGGCAAGCGCGTGCTGCGCCGGCTCCTGGCCCGCTACGTGCCGCCCGCCCTGATCGACCGCCCCAAGGCCGGCTTCAGCGTGCCGGTCGAGCACTGGCTGCGCGGGCCGCTCCGGGAGTGGGGCGAGAGCCTGCTCGACGAAGGCCGGCTGCGGCGCGAGGGCTTCCTGGACCCGGCCGGCGTGCGCCGGATCTGGCGCCAGCACCAGCTCGGCTGGCTCTCGCGCGACCAGCTGCTGTGGAACGTGCTGATGTTCCAGGCCTGGCTGGACGCGCAGCGTGGCCCCGCCGGAGGGCGCACATCGAGCCAGGGAGGGGCATGGCCCACATCGCCCTGTTCATGAACAACCTGCCGACGGGCGGCGCCGAGCGCGTGATGCTCTCGCTCGCCCGGGCCTTCGCCGCGCGCGGCCATCGCGTGGACTTCGTGCTGGTCGTCCGCCACGGCGAGCTGGTCGCGCAGATCCCGAGCACAGCGAAGGTGGTCGAGCTCGGGGCGGTCCACCGCAACCGCGTGCTGCCGGGCCTGCTGCGCCTCGAGTCCGGCACCCGCCGCCTCGTGACCCGCGCGCTCTACCAGGCCAAGCCGCCCAAGGTGGTGCGCGGGCTCCCGCCGCTGGCCCGCTACCTGCGCCGGGCGCGCCCCGACGCGCTGCTCTCGACCCTGCCCGTCAACAACCTGGTGGCGCTGTGGGCGGCGTCGCTGGCGGGCGTGCCCACCCGGGTGGTCGTGCGCGAGGCCACCCACGAGTCCTCGGATCTCCCCGGCGAGGAGGGGCCCTTCCTGCGCCTCTTCCCGCAGCTCGCCCACCGCTGGTATCCGCGTGCCGCAGCCGTCGTCACGGTGTCGAACGGAGTGGCGGACGACCTCGCGAGCTTCGTCGGCATCGAGCGCGAGCGCCTGACGACGATCTACAACCCGGTCGACCTCGCGCGCATCGCAGCGGAGAGCCAGCTCGCGCCCGACGAGCCGTGGCTCGCGCCGGGAGGCCCGCCGACGCTGGTGGCGGCCGGCCGGCTCGTCCCGCAGAAGGACTTCGTGACCCTCCTGCACGCGCTCGCGCGGGTCCGGCGCGAGCGGCCCGTGCGTCTCGTCGTGCTCGGGCGCGGCCCGCTGCGCGAGCGCCTGGCGGAGCTGGCGGGCCAGCTCGGCATCGCCGAGGCGCTGCGCATGCCGGGCGTCGTCGCCAACCCCTTCGCCTACCTGGCCCGCGCGGCCGCCTTCGTGCTGTCGTCGGCGTGGGAGGGCCTGCCGAACGTGCTGCTCGAGGCGCTCGCCTGCGGCTGCCCGGTGGTGGCCACCGACTGCCCGAGCGGGCCGCGCGAGATCCTGGCGGACGGCCGCTACGGGCCACTCGTGCCGGTGGGAGACCCGGCGGCGCTGGCCGCGGCGATCCTGGCCACGCTCGACGCGCCGCCGGATCCCGCCCGACTGCGTGCACGCGCGGCCGACTTCGCGATCGAGCGCAGCGCCGGCCGCTACCTCGAGGTGCTGCTCGGGGGGCCGAGCCCGGATGCGGTCCCGGCGTGGGGCGCGGCGGCGGCACCCGCGGAAGCTCCGGCGAGCGCGGGGAGGACGGCATGAGCGATCCGCCGCCGCATCGCTGGACCCCGGAACGGTCGCGCGCGTTCTGGGACTGGGAATCCCGGCATCCCGAGCGCTTCTTCGCGACCACCTGCGCGCCCGAGCTGGTCCGCCGGGTACGCCGCCACCTCGCCGGGCGCGAGGCGATCCTCGACTACGGCAGTGGGGCCGGGGCACTCGTCGGCGTGCTCCTCGGCCGCGGCCATCGGGTGGCCGGCGCCGACTCCGCACGCGCCGCGGTGGAGGCGCTGCGCCGCCGGTTCGCGGGCCATCCGGGCTTCCTCGGCGCCTTCCATACCGACGAGCTGCTCACCTCGGGAGCCCCGCGCTTCGACCTGGTCTTCGCGACCGAGGTGGTCGAGCACCTCTACGACGAGTGGCTCGACGGCCTGCTCGAGAACCTGCGCCGGATCGTGCGTCCCGGCGGGCGGATCGTCTTCACCACGCCCAACGAGGAGGACCTCGACGAGGAGATGCTCGCCTGCCCGTGCTGCGGGACGCCCTTCCACCGCTGGCAGCACGTGCGGAGCTGGTCGTGCGAGAGCCTGAGCGCGCACCTCGAGGCTCGCGGCTTCCGGATCGTCGAGGCCTTCACCGCCGACTTCTCCCTCACCCTCTCCCGGCCGGGGAAGCGCTTCGACCACGCCCGCAAGCGCTTCAAGTACTGGCGCAAGCCCCACAAGAAGCGGCCCCAGCTCGCGGTCGTCTGCAGCGTGGAGCCGGCCGCGGGCACCTGAGCCGCTCAGCGCACGACCCCGATCGCCGAGAGCTCCACCTTGGTGAGCAGCACCACCCGCTGGTGTCGCGCCATCCACTCGTCGACCGCGCTGCGATTGCCGGCCCATTTGAAGTAGTCGTCCACGACGAGAACCCCGCCCGGCGACAGGCGTGGCATCAGGTGCTCCATCTCGTGGCGGGTCGACTCGTACCAGTCCGTGTCGAGCCGCAGGGCGGCGATCCGTTCCGGAGCGGCACGGGGGATCGTCTCCTCCACCCTGCCGGGAACCAGGACGAAGCGCTCCGCGGGGGTGTCGACCTGCGCGAGGTTGGCGCGCACGTCGGCCTCGCTGGCATCGCACCAGGCGCTCGAATCGTTGCCGGTGCGCCGCGCCGCGAAGATCGACGCGGGATCCTCCTTGCCGAGCAGGTCGACGTCCTGGTCCCCCGGTCGCGTCATGCCCGTGAACGTGTCGTAGAGCCAGATGCGGCGGCCCTCGGCACCGAGCTGGCGTAGGGTCAGGGCGGCGGCCATCACGGCCCCCCCGCGCCAGACCCCGCACTCCACGAGGTCTCCCGGGATTCCGGCGCGTGCGACGTATCGCACCGCCTCGATCCAGGCAAAGAGCGCGCCCGGACCGAGCATCGTGTAGGGGCGCACGCGCTCGATCGTGTCACGCGCCTCGGGGTCGAGCTCGCGCAGCTCGCGCGCGCGCTTGCCCTCCCGCCGCCGCGCGCGGCGCCGCTCCCGGAACCGCCGGGCGCCCTGCGCCAGGCGCCGGAGACGATTCCCGTCCCCGCCGCTCATGCCGCGAGGGGCGGGGTGCGCTCGAGCACCTCGAGGGCGTCGTGGCGCAGGTGGTCGAGGCGCATCTCCTCGCGCAGGAGCGCCTCGTTGACGGTGCCCTGCTCGACGCACTCGCGCAGCAGGCCGAAGAAGAAGCGCTCCTGCGCCGGGTCCGGGTGCGGGAGGTAGCGCTCGGGCGCGCGCTTCCGGGTCAGCGGGCGCAGCCAGGTGGCGGGGTTCAGCGCCTTCACCTTCTTGGTGGCCGGCGTGAAGTCGACCGGGAGCCCGGTCTTCCAGGGCTGGGTCTGGCGCTTGGTGTTGTGGATCAGCTTCGTACGCGGCGTCAGCCGGTCGAAGTCGTTCCACTCGTCCTCGAAGCGGCCGATCGTCCCGGACGGCTCGTCGCGAAGCAGGATCCAGTCCATGTAGTCGCGCTCGAAGGCGAAGAGCTCGGCGAACTGCTCCTCGCAGCGCCAGTGGTGGAGCTTCGCGCAGTCGAGGAGCATGACGCTGCTGGCCATGCCGCCCGCGAGGCCCTTGCTGCCGCTGCGCAGGCGACAGCACACGGCCTTGCCCTGCATGTCGCGCGCGAGCAGCTCCCACACGTCGCCGACCGCGAAGACGTCCGGGTCGATCACGAGCGCGCGCCCCCGGTAGCCCATCACCTCGGGCGGCCGGAAGCGCAGCGGCGTGAAGGACTGGAGGTTCTCGTAACGCCACGGAACGCGCTCGCCCTCGCGCAGGTAGAGCTGGCCTTCGCGGGCGCGCAGGAAGGGGTGGTCCCCGGTCGTCAGGAACTCGACCTCGAAGCGCTCGGCGTGGGCGCTGTTGCGCCGCAGCGAGTGGCGCGAGACCAGCGCGCCCAGCCACTGGCGCTCGTTGGTGTGGACGAAGACGCGCGGCTTCGGCTCGGGCTCGCTCGCCTCGCTCATGGTCGCCTCCCCTCGCCTCCCGGGGTCGTTTCGCTGGCAGCGGGAGCCGCCGGTGGCGGAAGGTAACGACCGCCCTTCCGGGCGGAAACCGTGCGCCCCGCGGGCCGCGCTGGTGTCGCCGGGCGCCGTGTGCTTCCGTCCGCACGATGTCCGCCGGCCCGCGCACCTGGCTGCTGCTCGGCGAGAAGCCCGGCGACAACGCGCAGGCCCGCGTGCTCGCCGACGCGCTCGGCTGGCCCTACGAGACGCGCACGCTGCGCATGCAGCCCGAGTGGGTGCTCGGCAAGCCGCGCGTGCGGCCCTCGCTCGCGCACCTCGACCTCGCGCGCTCGGATCGCCTCGAGCCGCCCTGGCCCGCGCTGCTGATCACGGTCGGGCGGCGGCTGTCGTCGGCGGCGCTCTGGGTGGAGCGCCAGTCGCGCGGGGCGACGAAGCTGGTCCTGATCGGCAAGCCGCGCCGCCGGCTCGGGCGCTTCGCGCTCGTCGTCGCGGGCGCGCAGTACCGGATCGGAGCGCGGCGCAACGTCGTGCGGATCGGGCTCCCGCTGCTCCGGATCGACCCGGACACGGTGGCTGCAGCGGCCAGCGCGTGGCGCGGCCGGCTCGCGCCGGCGCCGCGGCCGCTGCTCGCGCTCCTCGTCGGCGGACCCACCAAGGCGCTGCGCCTCGACGCCGCGGTGGCGCGCGCGATCGCCGTACGCGCAGCAGCCGACAGCGCGCGCGCGGGGGGATCCCTCCACGTCTGCACGAGCCGGCGCACGCCGCCCGCCGTCGTCGAGGCGCTCGCCGAAGCCCTGCCCGGCGGCACGCCGCTCTACCGCTGGCGGCCCGACGACCCCGACAACCCCTACCTGGCGCTCCTCGGCCTGGCCGATCGCTTTGCGGTGACGGCGGACAGCGTGACGATGATGGTCGAGGTCGCCCGCCTCGGCCGGCCGCTCGCGATCGCGCGCCTGCCCGCACGCCGCTCGCGCCTGCGCGCGCTCACCCGCTCGCGCGACCTCGATGCCGTGGCACGCCTCCTGCTCGCGCGCGGGCTCGCGCTCGAGCTCGGACAGGCTTGGCATCCACCCGCCCGCGCGCTCGACGACGACGTGTCGGTGGTGGCCGCACGCGTGCGCGAGCTCTTCCCGCCCCCCGCGGGAGCCGTACCCGAGGCGACCCCGCCGGCGAAGTGATACGTTGCGAGCCTGCCCGTCGCCGGCCACGTCCCTCCGCGACCGGGCCCGTCCCCCCGCAGACCGTCCGACCGTACAGGAAGCGATGCCCATGTTCGCGATCGTCCGGAGCGTCCTCCGCAACGCAGGGATGAAGGCCCAGCGCTTCGCCGTTCTCGCGCTGGCGTCACCTCTCCCGGCCGAGCGCCGCCGGAGCCTCGAGCGCCGGCTGCGCGGCCGCGAGCAGGTGCGCAAGCTCGAGGCCGCCGACGTCGTCATCGTGTCGTACGGCAAGGCCGGCCGCACCTGGCTACGGGTCCTGCTCTCGCGCCTCTACCAGCTCCTCTACGGCCTGCCGGAGGTGCTGCTCGGCTTCGACAACCTCCATGCCCGCGACCGCCGGGTCCCGAAGGTCTTCTTCACGCACGACAACTACGTGCAGGACTACACCGGCCACCGCGACAAGCGCGCGTTCCGCGGCAAGAAGGTGATCCTGCTGGTGCGCAACCCGCAGGACGTGGCCGTCTCCCAGTACTTCCAGTGGAAGTTCCGCATGCGCCGCGCGAAGAAGGCGCTCAACGACTACCCGGAGCACGGCCAGGACCTCTCGACCTACGACTTCGTGATGCGCCCCGCCTCGGGGATCGCGAAGATCATCGACTGGATGAACGGCTGGGCCGCCGAGGTGGGGCAGGTCCCCTCGCTGCTGCTCGTCCGCTACGAGGACCTGCGCGCCGACACCGTGGGCGAGCTGCGCCGGATCGCCACGTTCATGGGTGCGCCCGCCGACGAGGCGGCGCTCCAGGGGGCGGTCGAGTACGCCTCGATCGAGAACATGCGCAAGCTCGAGACGCAGCGGAAGTTCTGGCTCTCGGGCGGCCGCATGACCCCGCGCGACCGCGACGACCCGAACTCCTACAAGGTCCGCCGCGCCAAGGTCGGGGGCTACCGCGACTACTTCGACGACGAGCAGGTGGCCCGCATCGACGAGCAGGTGCGGGAGAAGCTCTCGCCGGTCTTCGGCTACGGCGCGGGGCGGGAGGGCGCCGGCGCTTGAAACCCACCGTCTTCATCCACACCAACGACCGCCAGATCGTGGGCGCGCTGGTGGCCGAGCACGCGCTGAAGCGGAACTCGGCCCATGCGGGCGCCTTCGACGTCCGCATCCTCCGCCGCGAGGACCATCCCTGGTTCGAAGCCCACGAGGGTCGCCCGTACCTGCGCGACGGCGCCTGGCGCGCGTGGCGCAACGACGACCTCCAGTCCTTCACGCCCCTGCGCTTCCTGCCGCCCGAGGCGATGGGCTTCGCGGGCCGGGCGCTCGTCATCGACCCCGACATCTTCGCGGTCGCCGACGTCTTCGAGCTGCTCGCTCGCGACATGCAGGGCAAGGCGATCCTGTGCCGGCGCCGCTCGGGCTGGAAGAAGAAGAGCTGCTTCGCCTCGAGCGCGATGCTGCTCGACTGCGCGCGGCTCCGGCACTGGCGCTGCCGCGAGGGCTTCGAGGAGCTCTTCACCGGCCAGCGCGACTACGCCGACTGGATCTGCCTGCGGCTCGAGGACGAGGCCACGATCGGCGCCTTCGAGGACGAGTGGAACGACTTCGACCGCCTGACCCCGGCGACGCGCCTGCTCCACAACACGCGCCGCTGGACCCAGCCCTGGAAGACCGGCCTGCCGGTGGACTTCGTGCCAGGTGAGAAGTTCACGGGCCTGCCGGGCGTGTCGTGGCTGATGCGCAAGCGCCGCGAGTGGTTCGGCGACCACGCCTTCCTCGGCCGCTATCTGCGCCATCCCGACGCCCGCCAGGAGCGCTTCTTCTTCGGCCTGCTGCGCGAGTGCCTCGAGCGCGGCGTCGTCAGCGAGGAGCTGCTGCGCCGCGAGATGAAGTGCAACCACGTCCGCCACGACGCCCTCGAGGTGCTCGAGCGCACGCCGCCGCTCGTCGCGTAGCCGGACCGCCCGATCCGCATGCCCAACGCCGAGCTCGCGTTCTATCTCGAGGATCTCGGGGGCGGCGGTGTCCAGGTCGTCTTCACCCGCCTCGCGCGCGCCCTCGCCGCGCGGGGCCGCCGCGTGGAGCTCTGGGCCGCCTCGACCGAGGGCCGGCTCGCCGCGACCCTGCCGGCCGGGATCCCGGTGGTCCCGATCGCGTGCGCGTCGCGCGTGCGGACGGCGCGCGAGGTGCTGCGGGCGGCGCCGCGCCTGGCCCCGGCGACGCTCGCTGCGATCCTGCTCGGGCGCGAGCCCGAGACGGCGCTGCGCGAGATCGACGGGCTCGCAAGCGCGCTCCAGCAGCGGCGCCCGTCGATCCTGCTGGCCGCCACTCCCTACCGCAACCTCGAGGCGCTGCTCGCCCGGGAGCGTGCAGGCGGCGGGACGCGGATCGTCGTGAGCGAGCACAACGACCTGCGCGCCGGTCACGGGCTGGGCCGCGGTCGCCATCGCATGCTGCTCGGACGCCTCCAGCGCGCCCTGTATCCGCGCGCCGATGCGATCGTCGCCGTCTCGCGCGGGGCGGCGGAGGACGTCGCCCGCCGCAGCGGCCTGCCGCTCGAGCGCGTCACGGTGATCCACAACCCGGCGGTGCCGTCCGACGTCGCGGCGCGGGGGGCGGAGCCGATCGAGCATCCCTGGCTCGCGCCCGGGGAGCCGCCGGTGGTCCTGGCCGTCGGCCGCCTGGGCGCCGCGAAGGACCTCGAGACGCTGCTGCGCGCCTTCGCCCGGCTGCGCCGGCAGCGGCCCGCGCGGCTCGTCGTGCTCGGCTCCGAGCGGCGGCCCGAGAAGACCACCCGGCGCATCGCGGCGCTGCGCGCGCTCGCGGCCGGACTCGGCTCGGCGGGCGACGTCGACTTCGTCGGCTACGCCGACAACCCCTTCGCGTGGATGGCGCGCGCCGCGGTGCTGGCCGTGAGCTCGCGCAACGAGGGCTTCTGCAACGTGATCGCCGAGGCCCTGGCCTGCGGCTGTCCGGTCGTCAGCACCGACTGCCCGAGCGGGCCGGCCGAGATCCTCGACGGCGGCCGCTACGGCCGGCTGGTCGCGGTGGGTGACGACCTCGCAATGGCCGGAGCCCTGGCCGCGACGCTCGCCGAGCCGCGCGACGCGGAGCGGCTGCGCGCGCGGGGGGCACGCTTCGGGATCGAGAACGCGGTGCACCGCTACGAAGGACTGCTCTGGCCCACCGGCACGCGGGAGGCCTGAGCGGAGCCGGGTGCAGCGCCCGGACGCGGGACGCTTCCTGGTTGCCACCCATCGGGGGGCCGCTCATACTGGCCGCAGCCCGCGATCGCCATCACGCGGAGAAGACCGGCCGTGCCGCTGATCCGACGCATCCGCAACCTCCTGCGCTACGGGCACGGCCCCGCGGCACGCGCGCGCAAGAAGGCCGACAAGCGCGAGGCCAAGCGCCGGCGCTTCGAGTCCGAGCGCTGGGAGCACGGCGGCGAGCTGTCCCGGCGCCGCTATGGCTCGTACGAGGAGTATCTCCGGCACCAGGCCAGCAAGCTCGACGGGATCGAGGAGCGGCTGCGCGAGAACCAGGACGCGGAGCTCGCCGAGTTCCGCGAGCGCTTCCGGGCCTGCCGCTCGCTCGCCGGGGCCCGGACGGTGCTGTGCCTGGGCGCGCGGCTGGGCACCGAGGTGCGCGCCCTGCTCGAGCTCGGCCACTTTGCGGTCGGGATCGACCTCAACCCGGGGCCCGAGAACCCGTTCGTGCTGCCCGGCGACTTCCACCACCTGGTGTTCCCGGACGGATCGGCCGACGCGGTCTACAGCAACGCCCTCGATCACGTCTTCGATCTCGACCGCCTGGTGGGAGAGGTGTCGCGCGTGCTGGCCCCCGGCGGCGTCTTCGTCGCAGAGATCGAGACGGGCTACGAGGAGGGCCACGTGCCCGGCGACTTCGAGGCGATCCACTGGCGCGACTCCGACGCGCTGGTCTCCCGGATCGCCGACGTCGGCAAGCTCGCGGTCGAGGAGGTCCTCGAGCTCGGCACGACGCGGCGCAACCAGCGGCGCCTGATCAGCTTCCGCAAGGCGGCCTGAGCCGGCGCGTGCCGCGTCAGCCCGCGTGGGCGGGCGGCGGCGGGAGCACGACGGGCTCGAAGAGCGCGCGCACGCGCGCCGCCGCGCGCTCGATGTCGCGCAGGGGCGGCGGCTGCTCGGCGGGAGCGCCCTCGCCGAGCCAGGCAGCGCGGCCGGAGGCAACGAGCAGCTTCTGCACGATCCGGATGTCGCGGGTCCAGCGCGTCGGCCCCCAGCGCATGCCGATCCGGTAGATCACGGCGTTCAGGTGGGCGCGGTCGAGGCAGTGCCACCAGGGAGGGCCCGCCTCGTCGCGCTCACGCATGGAGAAGCGACCTTCCCCGGTGTCGAAGAGGAACACCGGGCGGCCGGTCACGCAGGCCTCGGTCATCATCGAGACGCTGTCGCCGGTCACGACGAGCTGGTCGGCCAGGCCGAGGAAGCCGAAGTAGGGGTTGTCGGGATCGCCGGGTCGCCAGCGGTACAGGAACGAGGGGACCGACACGCCGCGGAACAGCGCGTCGATGGCCTCGCGCGGGGTCCGCGCGCTGGTGGTGACGAGCAGCGAGCCGCCCGCCCGCGCGGCCAGCGCGCTCGCGTCGCGCGCGAGCCGCGCGCCCGAGCGCGCGTCGAAGGGGTACGGGCCGCTCGGCCCCCCGGCGAGGACCACGACGCGCGGCCGCGGCAGGTGCGCGAGGCGCTCTTCCCACAGGGCGGCGGCCTCCTGCAAACGCTCGGGCGTCACGCGGTGGAGCGGCGTCTCGTTGTGCAGGACGTTGGCGAGGCGCGGGAGCCGGTACTGGGGCGTCGTCACCACCAGATCCCAGCTCTCCAGGGCGGCCCAGGGCCGTCCCACGTGCACGAGCCGCATCGGCGCATCGGAGCGGTTGCGGATCCAGCGCGCGATCGGCTCGTTGCGGCGCCCCGCCGAGATGACCAGATCCGGCCACGGCGGCCCGAGCGCGCTCGAACGCTCCTTCACCACACCCGCCAGTGTCGATGCGAAGGGCAGGTTCACGAGCCGCTCCCACGGCTGGTAGACGAAGCGCTTGATCTCGAAGGGCCAGCCGATCGCCTCGCCGAGCGCCTCGACCTGCGAGTTGTCGCCGGCGCGGTGGCCCATCAGGAGCCAGACACGGGGTGCCTGCCCCGGCCGGGAGCGGTCACCGGGCGAGCGCTCGCCGGGCGGGTGTTGCGCGGACGGCCGGCCCGTCCGGTGGACGGCGGGCTCAGGCACGGGTGGCCTCCCTCCGGCACGCGACCCGGCGGGGGGAAGGGGCGCGGCACACCGCGGCATCTTCCAAGCCCCTCCGCTCGCTGTCAAGAACGCTGGCACGCGGAGACAGGGCGGCGCGCCTCATGCTCCCCTCCCGAAGCCGCGGACCCGGGTGGCGAGCACCGCGGCCGCGCCCCCGAGCACACCGACCGGCCCGAAGCCGGCGAGCCACGGCGAGACGGCCCCGCCGTAGCCGAGCGAGGCACCCACCGCCGCGAGGAGCACCCAGCCCCCCCCGGCGAGCGCGCTGGCGACGAGGGTGTGGACCGGCTTCGGAAAGGGCGGGCCGCCGGCCGCGAAGAGCAACGCGAGCGCGGGCAGGAGCAGGCACGCGAGCGGGGAGGCCAGCTTGATCGCGAGGTCCACGCGGAAGGCGGTCGGGTCGAGCCCGCGCTCGCGCAGGACG includes the following:
- a CDS encoding sulfotransferase domain-containing protein — its product is MFAIVRSVLRNAGMKAQRFAVLALASPLPAERRRSLERRLRGREQVRKLEAADVVIVSYGKAGRTWLRVLLSRLYQLLYGLPEVLLGFDNLHARDRRVPKVFFTHDNYVQDYTGHRDKRAFRGKKVILLVRNPQDVAVSQYFQWKFRMRRAKKALNDYPEHGQDLSTYDFVMRPASGIAKIIDWMNGWAAEVGQVPSLLLVRYEDLRADTVGELRRIATFMGAPADEAALQGAVEYASIENMRKLETQRKFWLSGGRMTPRDRDDPNSYKVRRAKVGGYRDYFDDEQVARIDEQVREKLSPVFGYGAGREGAGA
- a CDS encoding class I SAM-dependent methyltransferase — its product is MPLIRRIRNLLRYGHGPAARARKKADKREAKRRRFESERWEHGGELSRRRYGSYEEYLRHQASKLDGIEERLRENQDAELAEFRERFRACRSLAGARTVLCLGARLGTEVRALLELGHFAVGIDLNPGPENPFVLPGDFHHLVFPDGSADAVYSNALDHVFDLDRLVGEVSRVLAPGGVFVAEIETGYEEGHVPGDFEAIHWRDSDALVSRIADVGKLAVEEVLELGTTRRNQRRLISFRKAA
- a CDS encoding glycosyltransferase; this encodes MPNAELAFYLEDLGGGGVQVVFTRLARALAARGRRVELWAASTEGRLAATLPAGIPVVPIACASRVRTAREVLRAAPRLAPATLAAILLGREPETALREIDGLASALQQRRPSILLAATPYRNLEALLARERAGGGTRIVVSEHNDLRAGHGLGRGRHRMLLGRLQRALYPRADAIVAVSRGAAEDVARRSGLPLERVTVIHNPAVPSDVAARGAEPIEHPWLAPGEPPVVLAVGRLGAAKDLETLLRAFARLRRQRPARLVVLGSERRPEKTTRRIAALRALAAGLGSAGDVDFVGYADNPFAWMARAAVLAVSSRNEGFCNVIAEALACGCPVVSTDCPSGPAEILDGGRYGRLVAVGDDLAMAGALAATLAEPRDAERLRARGARFGIENAVHRYEGLLWPTGTREA
- a CDS encoding mitochondrial fission ELM1 family protein yields the protein MPEPAVHRTGRPSAQHPPGERSPGDRSRPGQAPRVWLLMGHRAGDNSQVEALGEAIGWPFEIKRFVYQPWERLVNLPFASTLAGVVKERSSALGPPWPDLVISAGRRNEPIARWIRNRSDAPMRLVHVGRPWAALESWDLVVTTPQYRLPRLANVLHNETPLHRVTPERLQEAAALWEERLAHLPRPRVVVLAGGPSGPYPFDARSGARLARDASALAARAGGSLLVTTSARTPREAIDALFRGVSVPSFLYRWRPGDPDNPYFGFLGLADQLVVTGDSVSMMTEACVTGRPVFLFDTGEGRFSMRERDEAGPPWWHCLDRAHLNAVIYRIGMRWGPTRWTRDIRIVQKLLVASGRAAWLGEGAPAEQPPPLRDIERAAARVRALFEPVVLPPPPAHAG